The sequence CTTACCGGACGAGTCTGCAGTACCCTTTGCCCCTACCGGTGAGTCCTCAAATGTTACACAGTACAGCTTGTAATTTGCCAGAGCCGTGCCCAAAGGATGCAAGCCGCTATTATAAGATGCAAAACTCATGGTTGTTACAGTGCCCTGCTGCATCAATCCTGTTAATGTCACCTGCTGTCCGGGTTGGACAGTTTGGTTTTGTTTGTAGCTCTGACAACTGGCAAGCCATACAAAGCCTACCAGCACCGTTAAAATGATTAAAACTTTTTTTGTGCTCATACAAATCTCCTTTTTATTTAATAGTTAATTGTTTGCTTGTTAATAACGTCTCTTCTCCATTCCGAATTACAGATATTGTCTCAACCACAAACTTGTCATAATGACATTGTGACTCAACCTGTTGAAGTGAGAGGGCGAAAGAAGTCTCCTTCTTAATTGAAAGACTTATGCTACTGCAGGAGGTGGATGGAAGATGGATTTGATAGTATGGTATGGTTTAAAAAGAATCACTGCTTCCAAAAATATGTATCCATTTTGAATGATAAAATATGTCATATTGGGTATGACGGCAGTGTCATTGGAGTTATCATCAAAGACGCGGGTACTGCTATACTGTCCCGAACCAATGTAGAGATTGCTGAGCCTGTTTCGAACAAAGTGATGAGGAATCTCACTTCCGTCTATAAGGTGGACTCGCAACGACCGAGAGAAAAAATGTAGGGAGAAGCAGACCCTTATAGATGGTATCGCAAGCAACACCAACATATAAAGTAACGTGAGACGTTTTCCATACACATTATTATATGCCTTTTGCCTCATGCACCGATCTCCTTATGCATAAGCATATAAGATTAATAAAAAAATTACAATAGGGATTGTAGAGATTACAAAGTCCAATTAAAAACGGGATATTGCAATTGACTGCAATATTATAAAGGCTTGCACAATAGTAAAGGAGGATAAATGAAGATAGAATATGATAAGAAAGTTGATGCATTATATATACGTATACAGGAAAAGAAGGTATCAAAAACAAAAGGACTTGAAGTTGGATTTCTTCCATTCTCAGGATTATATGCCTTTTGCATCATGTACCATTCTTCTTATGCATAAGCATATAATATTACGCATTAATGTCAGGGGTTTATGGCACTGGCACATCACCAGTTTTTTCGGGTTAAAACGAATCCTTGAAAATAATTGTATCTTCTCTATCGGCGCCTATAGATAGTATATAAACCTTTACGCCTGTATATGACTCTATGAATTTTATATATTTTTTTATCTGTGGTTTAAGAGAAGACTTATCTTTTACACCATCAAAATTATCCCATCCATCAATCTCTTCAAAGTCGGGTTTGCATCTTTCAAAATCATTAAGATTCGACGGAACATAATCTATCTTTTTACCATCCAGAATGTAACTTGTCGCAAGCTTTATTTTATCAATCCCATTTAATACATCTGCCTTTGTAATAGCAAGCCCTGTAAAGCCGTTGATCATGGCTGAATATTTCAGTGCCACAAGATCAAGCCATCCGCATCTCCTTGGTCTTCCTGTTGTAGCGCCGTACTCATGTCCAACATCCCTTATCCTATTACCCATTTCATCAAATAGCTCTGTAGGGAAAGGACCCTCGCCAACCCTTGTTGTATAAGCTTTTGAAACCCCTATGATTTCATTGATCTTTTTGGGAGATACTCCTGTACCGGTACATACACCGCCTGATGTAGTATTTGAACTTGTAACAAATGGATATGTACCGTGATCAACATCGAGCATCGTTCCCTGCGCGCCTTCAAATAATACCTTTTTGCCGTTATCTATTTCTTTGTTTAGAAACATAGACCCTTCTACAACATAACCCTTTATTTCTTCAGCATATACACTATATTCATTATAAATTTTATCTACATCAAAACCCTCATGTTTAAATATAGCTTTTACATAAGTGTTTATATCTTCAATAGTTTCATTAAGCTTCTGTTTAAATTGAGCGGGATTTATCAAATCCCATACCCTTATGCCTCTTCTCCCCATTTTCGCCTCATAAGCAGGGCCAATACCCCTGCCTGTTGTGCCAATCTTTTTGGCACCCTTTTTATTTTCAAGCATGATGTCTATCTCTCTATGGTACGGCATTATAACATGTGCATTACCGCTTATTCTTAATACATTTGCTACACTATAACCACGTTTATCCAACGCATTAATCTCCTCAAGAAGTACCTTCGGATCAATTACAACCCCTGCACCTATTAGGCATATTTTACCTTTATGAAGAATACCGGATGGAATCAGATGAAAAATAAATTTTTCACCATTTATAACAAGCGTGTGTCCTGCATTATTACCACCCTGATACCGGACTATTATGTCCGCAGACTCACTTAATAGATCAACAACCTTACCCTTGCCTTCATCACCCCATTGTGCTCCTATGACTGCTACATTCTTCATCTTTCCTCCATAAGGAATGATTTTATATCCTCGATATCTTTACATTTTATTGTATTTTTTGCGGTAATCAAATTATAGTATTTTCCTTTAACCTTTGATATAAGCAGCTTTACTTTTTCTTCTGACAAGTAAACCTTTAAAGGCTTACTTTTTTTTGCTTCATAATAAATCATACCATTATATCCAAGTTTATTAACAAGCTCTTTGATTTGTATTATTTCTTTAGGCGGAATTGTGTCAGAAAGTGCTATTGTATCTGATGATTTATCCTGTTTTTTAATAAGTGCTGCAAGAGCTGATAGATCAATACCAAAACCTGTAGCTGGCAGATCATAGCCAAAAGTACCTAGAAACCCATCATATCTGCCGCCATTTATAAGTTCTTCACCATATCCATGCGTAAAGCATTGAAAAACAATGCCTGTATGGTAATCTAAGCTGTGTAATTCTCTTAGATCAAGTATGAGCTTTCCATTCGCATTTAACTCTTTAATTATTCTCAATAAATTATCTATCTCACTAATATATAATTTAATTTTATTATTTTTAAAGATTTTTATTGCCTTTGGTAATATTTTTGAGGGTTCACCATAAAGCTCGAAAAGACTATTAAGTTTATACTGCTGTATATGCGTTATGCTTTTAATATCATTAATACCTGTATAATCTTTTTTAAGCATCATGTCTATAACAACCGATGTTTGCTCTTGTGTAAGATTAAGTTCATCAAGCACTGCTTTTATGAATCCCGCATGACTTATTGAAAAAACAAAATCAGTGATACCAGATTGTTTTAACACCTCCGATGCAATTACCATTACCTCGGCATCAGCTAATGCACCGTTTGCACCTATTAGCTCGATACCTGCCTGATAAATTCCCTTTTTCCCTTTGTCAGCATGGTGTTTTACAACAGCACCACTGTATGACAGCCTTGACGGAATATCGTTTAACATCTTCGATGTGACAATCCTTGCAATCTGTGGCGTAAAATCTGCTCTAAGAACCATGGTCTTTCCCGTTTCTCTTTCTATTACCTTGATCAATTCTTCATCGGGGAACCATGACATCTCGTTGGCATAAACAGGGAGATATTCAAGTATGGGCGTAATTACATAATCATACCCCCAATGCCTGAATATGTTTAATATTGAAGTTTCTATCTCTTTTATTTTATA comes from Deltaproteobacteria bacterium and encodes:
- a CDS encoding DUF2283 domain-containing protein, encoding MKIEYDKKVDALYIRIQEKKVSKTKGLEVGFLPFSGLYAFCIMYHSSYA
- a CDS encoding adenylosuccinate synthase; this encodes MKNVAVIGAQWGDEGKGKVVDLLSESADIIVRYQGGNNAGHTLVINGEKFIFHLIPSGILHKGKICLIGAGVVIDPKVLLEEINALDKRGYSVANVLRISGNAHVIMPYHREIDIMLENKKGAKKIGTTGRGIGPAYEAKMGRRGIRVWDLINPAQFKQKLNETIEDINTYVKAIFKHEGFDVDKIYNEYSVYAEEIKGYVVEGSMFLNKEIDNGKKVLFEGAQGTMLDVDHGTYPFVTSSNTTSGGVCTGTGVSPKKINEIIGVSKAYTTRVGEGPFPTELFDEMGNRIRDVGHEYGATTGRPRRCGWLDLVALKYSAMINGFTGLAITKADVLNGIDKIKLATSYILDGKKIDYVPSNLNDFERCKPDFEEIDGWDNFDGVKDKSSLKPQIKKYIKFIESYTGVKVYILSIGADREDTIIFKDSF
- the hisZ gene encoding ATP phosphoribosyltransferase regulatory subunit, with translation MHTKHELPSGVKDYLPSDSYKIKEIETSILNIFRHWGYDYVITPILEYLPVYANEMSWFPDEELIKVIERETGKTMVLRADFTPQIARIVTSKMLNDIPSRLSYSGAVVKHHADKGKKGIYQAGIELIGANGALADAEVMVIASEVLKQSGITDFVFSISHAGFIKAVLDELNLTQEQTSVVIDMMLKKDYTGINDIKSITHIQQYKLNSLFELYGEPSKILPKAIKIFKNNKIKLYISEIDNLLRIIKELNANGKLILDLRELHSLDYHTGIVFQCFTHGYGEELINGGRYDGFLGTFGYDLPATGFGIDLSALAALIKKQDKSSDTIALSDTIPPKEIIQIKELVNKLGYNGMIYYEAKKSKPLKVYLSEEKVKLLISKVKGKYYNLITAKNTIKCKDIEDIKSFLMEER